DNA from Synechococcus elongatus PCC 6301:
CAGTGGGATCCCAAAACTATTCGGGTTCAAATTGAGGACAACTGCCTGCGCCTGCAAGGCTACAACCAGCTCTGCAGCCCCTACGGCTCGCGCTGGCAAGTGGCACAACAATTGTTGACTTTGCCCTGTCCAGTGCGCGCAGACCAGTACCTGACTGCAGTGGAGAGCGATCGCTTGGTGCTGACCTTGATCAAAGTGCAGCCGCAAGCCTCCCTAGCCGCACAACCCTTCCAGATCTGGGAACTCTGGAAACAGGCCTGGCAACGAGGCCGGCACCGTTTGGGTCAGCAACTCAGACAGTGGAGCGATCGCCTACTCACGCCCTGAATCAATGACTTTCAGCCCTTGAGGACTTTGAATCATGACTCTCACCCTTCAAGACCGCATCACCGAAGCTCGCAGCGAAGCGCACCAAACCTGCGCCACCTTCGGCAAAGATGATCCGCAATGCCGCGTCGCTTGGGACATCCTCGAAGAACTGCAAGCTGAAGCAGCCCACCACCCCGAAAAAACGCTGCGGGAGAAAGCCTATCGCAACTACTGCGATGAATTCCCCAATGCCGACGAATGCCGGATGTACGACGTTTAGGCTCGCACTGAAACCGCAATGATCGCGGCTAAGTGTTGGGCAGTAGCGCCTCCACCCAAACCCGCCGATACAGAGGCGTACTATTGCGGCTAGAGTACCGCGGCTCAACCGATGCCAAGGTCTCTAGCTGTTTTTGTGCTTGGCTTCGGGAGCAATCCAGCAGTTGTGCAGCCAGCGGCAGCGGTAGCCATTCCTGCCCGAGTCGCTCCAGGATTACCTGATCCTCACTGTCTTGGATTTGCTGCAAGAGCAGAGCCAAGAGTTGCCAGCAGGCTTCAACATCAGCGGCCGCCCGATGGCTTTGCCCCACCGGAAAACCAAAGTGCTGAACCAATTGGGGCAGACTCCGCGACGGTAGGTCAGCTAAGAGTTGGCGTGACATTTGCACGGTGCAAAGTTGTTCTGTAGGCGATCGCTCGAAGTCCAAGCCCAGCTGCTGATATTCCGCTGTCAGGAAGCGGTAGTCAAAGGGCAGATTGTGCGCCACCAAGATTCCGGTCTGAAGCCGTGGTAGCAAGGGGGGCAGCACAGATTCTGGCGGATCAGCGGTCGCAATCAAATCCGTTGTGATGCCGGTGAACTGGGCGATCGCCTCGGGGATCGGGATGCCCGGATTGAGTAGTTCCGCCTGTTGAAACTGGATGCCTTCAGCAAGGGTCGCTTGCAGAATCCCCAGCTCAATTACCCGCGCCTGCGGCGGCTTAAACCCCGTCGTCTCGACATCCACGACCGTGAAAGTCGCCGCAGCAAGGCTGCGGTAGTAAGTCAGCCAATCGTGACTTCGCCAATGACTGCGCATCGGCTAGCGTCCACTGGGCGGTGGTAGTTGGCAGAACGGTCCAAATTGACCGTTGGGCAGGGTGGCTTCGCAGAGTTGCGCCTGTCGCAGATCGGGGCCGATCGCATCCAACAGATAGGCTTCGCGGAAATTTGCGCCCGCCAGTTGAGCGCCCGTCAGCTGAGCCCGCGTCAGAATCGCTCGGCTGAGATTCGCACCCCGCAGATCAGCACCATTCAGATTGGCGCCTGTGAGATCCGCGCCAGCGAGACTACTGCCCTGCAGATTGGCATTGCTCAAGTCGGTGAATGAGAGGTCGGCCTGCGCCAGCATAGCCCCAGCTAACTGGGCATTGGGCAGGCGACGAAACCGCAGATCGACAGCGTAAAAATTACAGCCCGAACACTGGTTGGTTGCAATCAAGGCCTGAATCGCCTCTGGCCCGCGTAGGGGTGAGGCGATCGCCATTGCCAAAAACCACAGTCCAGTCATGGTTAGAGGATCTGCGCCAGAAACTGCTTGGCCCGATCGCTCTGGGGTGCTGTGAAGAAGCGATCGGGCGGGGCTTCCTCGACAATTTGCCCATCGGCCATTAGGACGACGCGATCAGCAACTTCGCGGGCAAAGCCGACTTCATGGGTCGCCACCAGCATCGTCATGCCTTCGCTGGCGAGATCCCGCATCACGTCCAGGACTTCGCGCACCATCTCTGGATCGAGGGCAGACGTGGGTTCGTCAAATAGGAGGATGCGCGGCTGCATTGCCAAGGCCCGTGCGATCGCGACCCGCTGTTGTTGGCCGCCGGATAGCTGCCCCGGATATTTATCGGCCTGCTCAGCAATGCGCACCCGTTCCAAGAGTTGGCGGGCAGTCGCTTCCGCTTGAGCGACGG
Protein-coding regions in this window:
- a CDS encoding Hsp20/alpha crystallin family protein, whose translation is MMLRLLHWRSAVPDPALAWTPIVMGTALQMEETPTTLRLSLPLNQWDPKTIRVQIEDNCLRLQGYNQLCSPYGSRWQVAQQLLTLPCPVRADQYLTAVESDRLVLTLIKVQPQASLAAQPFQIWELWKQAWQRGRHRLGQQLRQWSDRLLTP
- a CDS encoding Calvin cycle protein CP12; the encoded protein is MTLTLQDRITEARSEAHQTCATFGKDDPQCRVAWDILEELQAEAAHHPEKTLREKAYRNYCDEFPNADECRMYDV
- a CDS encoding 3'-5' exonuclease, with product MRSHWRSHDWLTYYRSLAAATFTVVDVETTGFKPPQARVIELGILQATLAEGIQFQQAELLNPGIPIPEAIAQFTGITTDLIATADPPESVLPPLLPRLQTGILVAHNLPFDYRFLTAEYQQLGLDFERSPTEQLCTVQMSRQLLADLPSRSLPQLVQHFGFPVGQSHRAAADVEACWQLLALLLQQIQDSEDQVILERLGQEWLPLPLAAQLLDCSRSQAQKQLETLASVEPRYSSRNSTPLYRRVWVEALLPNT
- a CDS encoding pentapeptide repeat-containing protein, yielding MTGLWFLAMAIASPLRGPEAIQALIATNQCSGCNFYAVDLRFRRLPNAQLAGAMLAQADLSFTDLSNANLQGSSLAGADLTGANLNGADLRGANLSRAILTRAQLTGAQLAGANFREAYLLDAIGPDLRQAQLCEATLPNGQFGPFCQLPPPSGR
- a CDS encoding amino acid ABC transporter ATP-binding protein; translated protein: MTPLGRQPEPVTAIASAPETMIYAEGVEKWYGNQFQALCGVSLTVQRGEVVVMMGPSGSGKSTFLRTLNALESHQRGEIWIEGHRLSHDRRDIATIRQEVGMVFQQFNLFPHLTVLQNLMLAPVQVRRWPVAQAEATARQLLERVRIAEQADKYPGQLSGGQQQRVAIARALAMQPRILLFDEPTSALDPEMVREVLDVMRDLASEGMTMLVATHEVGFAREVADRVVLMADGQIVEEAPPDRFFTAPQSDRAKQFLAQIL